A stretch of DNA from Roseovarius sp. M141:
GCCAGCGGCCCCATGTGTGGGTGCGCAGCGAAATCTGGCCGAGCCAGGTGAACGGGTTGTCGCTGGTCAGGATCAGCGCGGCGCCCTGAACGCCGATCGGCAGCGGCACCGTCGGATCGTCCAGCGTGATCCTGACCGGAAACCGCACTTCCTTGTCCAGCGGAATATCCGGGAAGAGCGGCAGGCGGCCCGAGGGCAGAAACTGACCCTTGCGGCTTGCCCAGATGATTTCCTCGACCTTGCCGCTGAAATGTTCTCCGGGATGGGTGTTCAGCGTCACGACCACCGGCTGGCCCGGTTCCACGAATTTCAGGTTCTCCTGCCGGTACGCGGCCAGAAGATAGGGATTCTCGTCGACGATCAGGCTTGCGATAGCGCCAGCCCGAATGATGCCGGCGACCATGCCCGACTGCACTTGCAGGTTCACGATCACCCCGTCCTGCGGCGCCTTCATATCGGTCTGGTCAAGGTAATACTGAGCCTGAGCCTGGGCCTCCTGCGCCTGGATCACGGTGGTATTCACACCGTCGATCTGAGACGCGTAGGACAGCTCGGCGCGTTTCTGGGATTCCTGATCCTTGGCCAGTGTCGCTTCGGCTGATGCCACGCGCGAGTTCCATTCGTCAGCCGCTTCCTGCGAGGCGGCCCGCTGCGACGCAAGGTTGGAGAAGCGTTTCTGCTGTATCATGGCGAAGTCCAGTTCCGACTGCGCCCGCGCGACCGCGTCCTTGGCGATCGCGATATCCGCTTCGAGGATCTTCACGTTCTGCTGGGCTTCGACCAGGGCCGCCTCGGCCCCGCGCGCTTGCGACTGATAGATCGACTTGTCAAAGACGAACAGGATGTCGCCCTTCTTGACCGGCATGTTCTCCTTGACCAGAACCTCGGCGACGAGCGTGGGTTCAGGCAGCCGTGGCACCAGCTGTACGGTATGGCGCACAACCCGGACATCGGTGGAAAAGGGCGAATAGAACCGCGCGCCCACCATCGGAACCAGAATGAGATGGACGATGAAAAACAGCGAAAACACCCCCCATCCCGGGGTCAGGCGCATCAGCTTGAACCTGTAGAACACCAGCCACATGAACGCGACATAGACAAAGGTGATGACCAGAACACCGAGCATGATCTAGGCTTTGTCCGTGCTGTCGGATTCGGGTTTCGGCGGGGTTTCTCGTGTCGGCGCATCCTTCTGGGGCGGTTCGCCGTCTGGCGTTGTGCCATAGGCATAGGCCATGAGCCGGGCCAGATCTTCCTTCTCGGCTTCCTGCTCTTCTTTTGGAAAGCGCCGGATATCAACCTTGTCAGTGGGTTTGAACGCCCAAATGAAGGCTTGGATCCAGGGCACGACTGCCAGAAACCCGACCCAGCCCATGGTATAGACGGCTTCTGCGTCCGGGTGCTTGCGGGCGACCGCGATCCGGCCCGGCAGCCCCAGAATCCGGGTCACCACATACAACCCGCCGATCATGGTAAGAAACCCGCATCCGAGCGTGATCCAATCCCAGAAGTAGTATGAGTTGCGAAACGCGGCAAAGCCGCTCTCGGCCTGTTCCATCATGCTCCCCAATCTGCCGTTGCCTGCGCGCGCCGCCCCAGATCATCATTCGCCGCCCTCTTCGATGGACACCCGGCAAAGCGATCTCCCGGTGCTGCGGATCGCGACCGGCCCGGCCCACCGGGACGAGCGCCTGACTATTGCAATCTGAACGCGGTCGGGGCTGTGCAATAACGATACAAACAGTCAACAATATTCAACTGACCGGCA
This window harbors:
- a CDS encoding HlyD family secretion protein produces the protein MLGVLVITFVYVAFMWLVFYRFKLMRLTPGWGVFSLFFIVHLILVPMVGARFYSPFSTDVRVVRHTVQLVPRLPEPTLVAEVLVKENMPVKKGDILFVFDKSIYQSQARGAEAALVEAQQNVKILEADIAIAKDAVARAQSELDFAMIQQKRFSNLASQRAASQEAADEWNSRVASAEATLAKDQESQKRAELSYASQIDGVNTTVIQAQEAQAQAQYYLDQTDMKAPQDGVIVNLQVQSGMVAGIIRAGAIASLIVDENPYLLAAYRQENLKFVEPGQPVVVTLNTHPGEHFSGKVEEIIWASRKGQFLPSGRLPLFPDIPLDKEVRFPVRITLDDPTVPLPIGVQGAALILTSDNPFTWLGQISLRTHTWGRWLYPLPF
- a CDS encoding DUF3302 domain-containing protein, with protein sequence MEQAESGFAAFRNSYYFWDWITLGCGFLTMIGGLYVVTRILGLPGRIAVARKHPDAEAVYTMGWVGFLAVVPWIQAFIWAFKPTDKVDIRRFPKEEQEAEKEDLARLMAYAYGTTPDGEPPQKDAPTRETPPKPESDSTDKA